Part of the Anopheles coluzzii chromosome 3, AcolN3, whole genome shotgun sequence genome is shown below.
TTCAGGGAGGAAAGTTATATGGCGGAATCTTCTGCACAAAATGAAGAACCCAGAAATTTGAAAGAAGTTTTCGTCTGTGAAGCGCGCGAAAAATTGGATATCGGCAATGGAAAATGAGCTGAAATCACACGAAGAAAACGGAACATGTGATGCATTGGTAGAGCTACCTGCTGGCAGAAAGGTTGTTGGTTGCCGCTGGATTTTTAAGTTGAAGAGAAATGCAGCTGGACAAGTAATCAAACACAAAGCTCGTCTAGTGGCGCAAGGCTATTCCCAGCAATTTGGCGAAGACTATGATCAAGTATTTGCTCTGGTCACAAGCCATTCAACATTTCGTTTGATGCTCGCTATAACTTCTAAAACACAGATGAAATTATGGCATTTAGATATTAAAACGGCCTATATATGGTGATCTAGATCAGGAGCTTTTTATGCAACAACCTGAATACGAGATAAAAGGCAAAAAGCATTTGGTTTGTCGATTGCAAAAGAGTATTTATGGTCTGAAACAATCAGCTCGATGTTGGAACCAGAAACAGCACGGTGTTCTGATAGAGATTGACTTGCAACAAAGTGCTGCTGATCAGTGTCTGTACATTAAAACTGAAGATGGAAAAAGAGTCTACATTTTAGTGTACATGGATGATATGATAGTCGGTTGTGTGGACGAGACTCTCATTGATTGTGTGTATCACGCTTTAACCGAACATTTCGAAATGACGGACCAGGGACCAGTTAGTTACTTTTTGGGAATGGAGGTTAATTGTGGAAAAGGTAACTAGGGCGTTAGCCTCGAAGGTTACATTGAAAAATTGATTCGTAAGTTCGGATTGAGCTAATTAAAAACTGCGAAAAATCCGATGGATGAAGGATTTTTtaagcagcaagcagcaagcTCTATTTTGAAAGATACTACTCAATTTAGAAGTCTTGTTGGTGCTCTTCTATACATATCGGTGTGTATGCGACCAGCTATTGCTGTAAGTACGGGAATACTTGGTCGTAATGTTAGTAATCCTTCTGAAGCATGCTGGGTTGCGGCTAAGCgtgttgcatttttcttagCATTTTTCTTagcttattttgcatttttcttagttatttCTTATGTAAGGggtatgaaacttacatggtgtgaATAGAACACTCtgatgaatacattttgagtgAAATAGTagtgaaataatgcttaaatagagggtacCCATATtaccccacatgcccattttgtcACGCTTTCCCCTAAGCAATGGCGGATTAACACGAGTGAAGGCCCTAAGCGGTTATGCGAATGTAGGCCTTTCTCGGTGTTTTGGCTTCAAACGAAAGGTATTCCATTGACATTTCATTATGTTGTTGTAGAGATGAATGTAACGACTTATCCGACGATGCCTATCATTAGATTTCACATAACCGATGTATCATCTTGTTAAGGTTCTAGTTGTATGCAATCTGTAAAGGTCTTTTAGTAGTTTTCTCGattgttttttaatgtttgttgaattattttcaaatattttactttAGGTAAAAATTTAGGGCAGTTATAATGCTGTACCATTTTAACACTTCCCGACGGTAATGCTGGTCAGTGCTTTACTCAGCCACGAATTCTTGATAGTAGACAAAGTTCATTTATTAAggagtattatttttttaaatttatttatttaaagaaCATTCCGATATGGTATGTCTATTAATATACGATTATGGTCTGTTAATCCGATATGGCCTGTAATCGATACAGGCACTATTATTtagaaatgtttgattttgttatgTCATTGGTTATGAAAGCCCGCAAAATTGTATAGTATGCTCCAATACCTTCAAATTACCAAGGATAAGTTTCATGTAGCACAATTGGTGAccatattaaaaataaaaaaaggtggCTGAATTCTGCCTGAACAGGATTCATGCTCTTTATTGAGAATAATAGAAACATCTTTATGTTGAGATGAACATTCAGCCAAATTATATTTagttttaatggtgcaaaattgCAAAACTGATCCCCTGAAATATTATACAGAGTTTGATTATGTTTCTTATAATCTAATGAGTAAACAAAGCATGGTAATATAATCATATGTGTAATATTATTCGTCGATTTACAATAAGAGTGGTGTCTAACAGCGATTTATCGCAAACGTTATTtcctgaaacaaaaacacaacgtaAGGTTCAATGATTTAGCAGCATCCATATTGTAACAGTTCACTTACATGTTCCGCTTCCAGTTGTGTTTCAGAATCTGAGAGACAGCAAACTACTGATCTGTTCTTGCAGTAGAATATTGgcaaattattttccatccGTTGGCGCACATTAGGACAGCTCGTTTGGTTCACGCATGTACCTCTCCTTCCATTTGCATACGAACATACATGTGATAGATTCAAGAAAGGATCGATGTACTCGCGTGACTTGCTTAATGGTGAATTTATCACCGACTTGATCCAGAGATTATGCTCATAAATGTAAAGACCGATTGCTTGTTCTCCAAAGCCACAGTGTCTCCCATCCATGTACAACCCTACCAAGTATTTTGTACTATACCGCTCCCAAAACACAGGTGAACCTGGGTGTGCCTCGCAGCTTCCCGGAACAAGTGAATACTCGCTTTGAAGACACATATGCTCCGGCTGCAATCCTTCTAGGAGTAGAAAACGGTGGTCGTCGGAAAGGACGCATCCGTCACTGAACTTGAGTGAAAGTCCATTGACGGAGAAGTAGTGCTTATCTGGAGAGAAAATGCATCATTAAATAATGTATGTAGCCTTCCCATAAAACAGCTTGCCTTTTGATCCGTCAGTAGCGTACAAGgttattttattatgttttgagTGAATTGCTGCTATTTGAGCGGGAGTAATAGATGCTTCCGACACAAGCTTTAATATTGCTATATTATTATATAGAGTATTGGCCGTGTAGTTAGGATGTATGATGATATGTTTTACGTTGATGGTTGATCGATCGTCCAAAACCACATAGGATGAATAAGGCCTGGAAAGAGATTACCATAACGATATTATTTGCTGAAAGCTTTTCATATAAAGTTTCAACTTATGTGCTCACATGAAATTAATCACACACAGTGCTAATGTGACCACGACATCTTTTCCGATTAATGCTCCAGTACATTTGATTGTCTGATTTGTATCTGGATTGCCGTGAATGGATACCATGTAGTCAATAGAGTTGCTCGAATCGAATAATTTAGAACCGTTAATTTGACGTCGATACTGTAAATGACGTTTGGCGCATTCTAATGGTTCAAACGATACTTCTTCACCTTCCTCGCGCATTGTTTCGGCAATCCAATTACCAAATTTGGAGAGTTTTGTGAATATATCGACTTCGTACAAATTAGCTCCTGTGGCCGTTGAAGCTATTCCAATCACAAATGGAACATTATGATCGTCATGAACCAAATCCATGTACAACGGTCCACCACTCAAATCCTGAAAAGAAACGAATAGATACAAATGCATACAGATCGCTCTTGTTATATATTGTTACTCAGGTTCAACTTTATTATTTCTACTTTAATTTGACAAGTATATTGGTTATTTTAAGTAAAGTCAACCATACCATTGCGTCCTCCATTTCGTTGACGATACACATCTGATGATCTAAAAATGATATATTATTTGCTGCAAGGATATTTGGGTCAAAGAAGGAAATGCAACTTTCAAAATCTTTTACAACAATCTCCGTTTGCTTCGTTAATGATGATATGCCTGGcagtaataaaaaataataaaaaaaaacaaggatagTAGATAATTAGTCAAGAAAAGATGTGTGtaaatttttcttccaaaaaCATACCTTCGCGATGATTCCATCTAGCGACTATCAACTCAGCGTTGCTTTTTTCATCATTCAGCCATAAACAAGCGGGTAAAACATTGCTTTGTAAGCTACAGGGAATATTAAATAAGAGTTTGAAATGTTTAACATAACTAATATGAAAGAATTCGTAGATTAGAAAAATTTACTTGACGTTATTTTCGAGCTTTAGCAATCCAATGTCAAAATGCTTTTGTTTCCCACGGTACATAGGATGACGAATTTTCTTTGATATTGTAAAACGTTCTCTAGCGATAAGTACAAATGTAACTTTGCTGTAATTATGTAAGATAGtgaattaattaaatgatTACTCATTGTTGTAACAACCTATTCTATGGAGATAATACACTACGTATTTCGTTTTATGAGGTGGGCCGGTATCAGAACAAAATTTTCTGATATTAATATCCCTGGATTTACAATTCCCGGCACTTCAGTTTCTACGAAAACTAAAAACGGAATTTCTTTGTACAATATATGATCAGCGTCTTGGTATGTAGAAATGTTATGCGTAGCTTCCTGCCTTTTATATCTGTTAAGATATACGTCTTTTTTGTCtgccaaaaaaatattaaacataaAGATTTGTTTCATCAATTCAAACTAATACACATAGACTAACTAATATAACAAGCCTATTTACCAACACTTTCCCCATTTTGATAAAGCGTGAACTGTGAATTCGCGGTGACTGTAACGAAAATGGAGAGATTTAAATAGAATAATCATGCTAATAATTTAGTGATTACAAACCATTACCCCAAATACCATTGACAATACATTGACTGCTGATAGGACATCTAGGAATGAAAAATTACACGCTTCGGCACagggtgtaaacaaaacaaacgatagCTCAATAGTATCGCCGAACATATTAATGCCTGTGTAGTGACCGTTACGGCGTTAGACCAGTTCTAACCGTTCGATTCGCGTTAGACCAGTTCTAGCGATCTTCGCCTAGCAGGCAACAAATTATAGCATGTACGCCACCTGTCGCTGTGCACCTCAACCTTCCACTGAATCAAGTTAGGCCATGGTTGCCAACTGCGTTGGCAACCGGAGTGAGAATTAGGGAACTAAGGACATGCGGCCCTTAGCTCGATCTCTTTGCTCGCTGACCGTTATTGAGACAGGACGCAATAAATGTTAATTGATAATTCACACACAAGAGTTATAcctgcttccgaacaattcaatatctcgctgagAGAGTCAATTATATTCTCGAACGAATCAACttgctgaacatgtcaataataACAGGTTgtctgataagtccccggtctaacaaagaaaacacattttttttgtcaaaattcgtttttattattcaacatagagcgatacaacgattataacgaccttccaattttttgataccattttggtagtactccttcggtttcgcctcaaaataggcctcagtttcggcgaccacctcttcattgcagccaaattttttt
Proteins encoded:
- the LOC120959279 gene encoding uncharacterized protein LOC120959279 — encoded protein: MSAYISVFISVIVLGLTAQVTANSQFTLYQNGESVDKKDVYLNRYKRQEATHNISTYQDADHILYKEIPFLVFVETEVPGIVNPGILISENFVLIPAHLIKRNTKVTFVLIARERFTISKKIRHPMYRGKQKHFDIGLLKLENNVNLQSNVLPACLWLNDEKSNAELIVARWNHREGISSLTKQTEIVVKDFESCISFFDPNILAANNISFLDHQMCIVNEMEDAMDLSGGPLYMDLVHDDHNVPFVIGIASTATGANLYEVDIFTKLSKFGNWIAETMREEGEEVSFEPLECAKRHLQYRRQINGSKLFDSSNSIDYMVSIHGNPDTNQTIKCTGALIGKDVVVTLALCVINFMPYSSYVVLDDRSTINVKHIIIHPNYTANTLYNNIAILKLVSEASITPAQIAAIHSKHNKITLYATDGSKDKHYFSVNGLSLKFSDGCVLSDDHRFLLLEGLQPEHMCLQSEYSLVPGSCEAHPGSPVFWERYSTKYLVGLYMDGRHCGFGEQAIGLYIYEHNLWIKSVINSPLSKSREYIDPFLNLSHVCSYANGRRGTCVNQTSCPNVRQRMENNLPIFYCKNRSVVCCLSDSETQLEAEHEITFAINRC